In the Candidatus Methylomirabilota bacterium genome, one interval contains:
- a CDS encoding tetratricopeptide repeat protein: MRRPSNIAIWLISLLFLLGSVAHAEQEESTEKSRRAEQYYNSGYMLTLMGRFAEAIRLYEKSLEIQPTAEAHTYMGWTYSHMRNLKRAIKEAEKAIRIDPDFGNPYNDIAVYLMDQGKEDEAIPYLQKAMRAKRYCCYQFPHYNMGRIYLRKKMFEKARKEFQKSLAIDPDYAPASEALELLKQSGMQEI; this comes from the coding sequence ATGAGAAGGCCAAGCAATATCGCTATTTGGCTGATTTCACTGCTCTTTCTCCTCGGATCGGTCGCTCATGCGGAACAGGAAGAATCCACGGAGAAGAGCCGAAGGGCAGAGCAGTACTACAACAGCGGGTATATGCTGACTCTCATGGGCCGATTTGCAGAGGCGATCCGACTCTACGAAAAATCGCTGGAGATCCAACCAACGGCGGAGGCCCACACGTACATGGGGTGGACTTACAGCCACATGAGAAACCTCAAGCGGGCCATCAAGGAAGCGGAAAAGGCGATCCGCATCGATCCCGATTTTGGTAACCCCTATAATGATATTGCGGTCTATCTCATGGACCAAGGAAAAGAAGACGAGGCCATCCCCTATCTCCAAAAGGCCATGCGCGCCAAGAGATACTGTTGTTATCAGTTTCCCCACTACAACATGGGCAGGATATATCTCAGAAAGAAAATGTTCGAAAAGGCCAGGAAGGAGTTCCAAAAATCCCTCGCGATCGATCCCGACTATGCCCCT
- a CDS encoding PilZ domain-containing protein codes for MSTDTNIRRYPRLVAYLPVQCSPVSHGRPRTMAITGKTNSISPGGLGLLLPESIPLRTSVMVQVCLEEPLSGLVIWHDRPTLTDLGTRIPHGVAFDHLIDSDLILQWLRNAKRQAYRRVPVQFDVKFTQAGKAGHGTCVNLSRDGMFIGINHPPLPGTEILLRFNLHGPSHTFSIPAQVVWTRGEELSPSATTGMGVKFLEVNPSLEAALIDAVIDRLRAEASPSPDSSQSE; via the coding sequence GTGTCTACCGATACAAACATCCGCCGTTACCCACGCCTCGTGGCCTATTTACCCGTTCAGTGCTCTCCTGTAAGTCACGGGCGGCCCAGGACGATGGCAATCACCGGTAAGACCAACTCCATCAGTCCCGGTGGACTGGGACTCCTGCTGCCCGAGAGCATCCCCCTCAGGACCTCGGTAATGGTCCAGGTCTGTTTGGAAGAACCGCTATCCGGACTTGTCATCTGGCATGACAGACCCACGTTAACCGATCTGGGAACCCGCATCCCCCACGGCGTGGCCTTCGACCATCTGATCGACTCAGACTTGATACTCCAATGGTTGCGTAACGCCAAACGACAGGCCTATCGCCGAGTCCCGGTCCAGTTCGATGTCAAGTTCACCCAGGCGGGAAAGGCCGGGCATGGCACTTGCGTGAACCTGAGCAGGGACGGGATGTTCATCGGGATCAACCACCCCCCCCTACCCGGCACTGAGATCTTGCTCCGGTTCAACCTGCACGGTCCTTCCCACACATTCTCGATCCCTGCGCAAGTAGTATGGACGCGCGGGGAGGAACTCTCGCCGAGTGCCACCACCGGAATGGGAGTGAAGTTCCTCGAGGTCAACCCCTCTTTAGAGGCTGCCCTGATAGACGCTGTCATCGATCGGCTTCGCGCGGAAGCCTCTCCCTCG